One window from the genome of Metabacillus flavus encodes:
- a CDS encoding response regulator transcription factor, translated as MARLLLAEDEEVLRMLVSDTLEDDGHEIDEACDGEEALNKIMAHDYDLIVLDYMMPVFTGLEVIVKVRAIPEKKHSMILMLSAKSQVSDQRAAMDAGADYFMAKPFSPIQLSEKIEEILK; from the coding sequence ATGGCTCGCCTTTTACTTGCTGAGGATGAAGAAGTTTTACGGATGCTCGTATCTGACACATTGGAAGATGACGGACATGAAATCGATGAGGCTTGTGACGGAGAAGAAGCATTGAACAAAATAATGGCTCATGATTACGATTTAATCGTGCTTGATTATATGATGCCGGTCTTTACGGGACTTGAAGTAATTGTAAAAGTCAGAGCTATACCCGAAAAGAAACATTCCATGATTCTAATGCTCAGTGCAAAAAGCCAAGTATCAGACCAGCGGGCGGCAATGGATGCGGGAGCCGATTATTTCATGGCAAAGCCATTCAGCCCAATCCAGCTCTCTGAAAAAATAGAGGAGATCCTGAAGTAG
- a CDS encoding GGDEF domain-containing response regulator, whose protein sequence is MEKYKAKLLENIRKQLQSWYKVTEEINGKELDKFLHSLAGTAPTIGLQKIGDAANLLMKKYKEIPEEMWSAESIQQFLSPLLAVAYDEDAVDLKGEALSKKYTPEEKDLIMLIDDDPALLIYLKDKLENEGFTVMAFTEAKKALKAFFDLDPSCVIIDVHMQEKSGLEILEEFKRYTNFRFIPAVMISVDDSKETRMKSYQLDADDFIPKPFEMDELIVRVRRLVTKKKHLKELIMLDELTRVYTRKHLSPSFKRIAEQMNREQQPFSAAMIDLDHFKSINDTYGHLMGDRVLAGFANLLKQNLRTGDLPFRYGGEEFLILFPRTDVKTASLVLNRVLNRFMDHPFETDGESFRVSFSAGVSAACLSEGLENTVKAADHALYKAKQTGRAKTIAAEALAPIEAVRKKLRFAVVDDDPIIRTILQDLFQNSSLNEKFLLDVQAFEDGLQFLQSEWHLKDPESSSFIVLDGMMPEIDGIEVLKVIRSLKHQERFTVVMLTNRTSEEDITTALKLGADDYLTKPFKLAEIESRIFHLIKKISS, encoded by the coding sequence ATGGAAAAATATAAAGCAAAATTGCTTGAAAATATCCGAAAGCAACTTCAAAGCTGGTATAAGGTAACGGAAGAGATCAACGGAAAAGAGCTGGATAAATTCCTTCATTCCCTTGCTGGCACAGCGCCGACAATCGGTCTGCAGAAAATCGGGGATGCGGCAAATCTCCTCATGAAAAAGTATAAAGAGATTCCTGAAGAAATGTGGTCTGCGGAATCAATCCAGCAATTCCTTTCTCCATTATTAGCCGTTGCTTATGATGAGGATGCAGTGGATCTTAAAGGGGAAGCACTCTCTAAAAAATACACCCCTGAAGAGAAGGATCTTATTATGCTCATAGACGATGATCCAGCTCTACTAATCTATTTAAAAGACAAATTGGAGAATGAAGGATTTACAGTGATGGCTTTTACGGAAGCCAAAAAAGCATTAAAGGCATTCTTTGATCTCGATCCCTCCTGTGTCATTATCGATGTCCATATGCAGGAGAAAAGCGGTCTGGAGATTCTGGAAGAATTTAAGAGGTACACCAATTTTCGGTTTATCCCGGCAGTTATGATTAGTGTTGATGATTCAAAGGAAACGAGAATGAAAAGCTACCAGCTGGATGCGGATGATTTTATTCCTAAGCCATTTGAAATGGACGAATTAATCGTACGGGTGAGAAGACTTGTTACGAAGAAAAAGCACTTGAAGGAACTGATTATGCTGGATGAACTGACCCGTGTCTATACGAGAAAGCATCTAAGCCCGTCTTTTAAACGCATCGCTGAACAAATGAATCGTGAGCAACAGCCTTTTAGTGCGGCAATGATTGATTTGGATCATTTTAAATCTATCAATGATACATATGGCCATCTTATGGGAGACCGGGTCCTGGCCGGGTTTGCGAATCTGCTGAAGCAAAATCTCAGGACTGGTGATCTTCCATTTCGGTATGGGGGGGAAGAATTTCTCATTTTATTTCCAAGGACGGATGTAAAAACGGCCAGCCTGGTTTTGAATAGAGTTCTTAATCGCTTTATGGACCATCCATTTGAAACAGATGGTGAATCATTCCGAGTCTCCTTTTCAGCGGGGGTCTCTGCGGCGTGCTTATCGGAGGGACTGGAGAATACGGTCAAGGCAGCAGATCATGCTTTATATAAAGCAAAACAGACAGGACGCGCAAAAACTATAGCGGCTGAAGCTTTGGCTCCCATTGAAGCCGTGCGTAAAAAACTGCGTTTTGCAGTCGTTGATGACGACCCGATTATTCGGACGATTCTTCAAGACCTATTCCAAAATAGCAGCTTAAATGAAAAATTTCTTTTGGATGTCCAAGCCTTCGAAGACGGATTGCAATTTCTGCAGTCAGAATGGCATCTTAAAGATCCAGAATCTTCGTCCTTCATTGTGCTTGACGGAATGATGCCGGAAATTGACGGGATTGAAGTGCTCAAAGTCATACGGAGTCTCAAACATCAAGAACGTTTTACGGTCGTTATGCTAACAAACAGGACAAGTGAAGAGGACATTACAACCGCCTTGAAGCTTGGAGCAGATGATTATTTAACGAAGCCGTTTAAATTAGCAGAGATCGAATCAAGAATATTCCACCTTATTAAGAAAATCAGCAGCTAA
- a CDS encoding glycoside hydrolase family 13 protein gives MKRIWWKEAVAYQIYPRSFMDSNGDGIGDIKGIISKLDYLQDLGIDVIWICPIFKSPNADNGYDISDYQDIMEDFGTMEDFDLLLKEVHARGMKLILDLVVNHSSDEHPWFIESRSSKDNPKRDWYIWRDGKDGKEPNNWESIFSGSSWELDEKTGQYYLHVFAAKQPDLNWKNKDMRTAVYDMINWWLDKGIDGFRVDAISHINKKENFPDLPNPHGLDYVSSFDYHMNVDGIMEYLTELKAQTFARYDIMTVGEANGVKLSQAEEWVGDEDGIFNMIFQFEHLGLWDNGTEGHVDLVELKKTLTKWQKGLEGNGWNALFLENHDQPRSVSTWGNDTEYLTESAKSLAAMYFLMQGTPFIYQGQELGMTNVRFPSIDDYDDVAMKNLYKFETAKGRPHQEIMEIIWLKGRDNSRTPMQWNNEKNGGFTAGTPWFGVNENYDTINVEKQMADPDSVYHFFKELIQIRKENEVFVYGDYDLILPEDKQIYAYTRTLGPQKALIISNISSKPAFYQFSALPLSSEALLLSNYECGSHKHMTSETLKPYETRVYLFAE, from the coding sequence ATGAAACGCATCTGGTGGAAAGAAGCGGTCGCGTATCAAATTTATCCGCGCAGCTTTATGGATTCAAACGGCGATGGAATTGGAGATATTAAGGGAATCATCTCAAAATTGGATTATTTACAGGACCTTGGAATCGATGTCATATGGATTTGCCCGATTTTCAAGTCTCCTAATGCGGATAATGGATATGATATTAGCGACTATCAGGATATCATGGAAGACTTCGGAACGATGGAGGATTTCGATTTGCTCCTCAAAGAGGTTCATGCCCGCGGTATGAAATTGATTCTGGATCTTGTAGTGAATCACTCGAGTGATGAGCACCCTTGGTTTATTGAGTCCCGTTCTTCTAAAGATAATCCAAAGAGAGACTGGTATATTTGGAGAGACGGCAAAGACGGCAAGGAGCCGAACAACTGGGAAAGTATCTTTAGCGGGTCCTCATGGGAGCTGGATGAAAAGACTGGTCAGTACTATTTGCACGTTTTTGCAGCGAAGCAGCCGGATTTGAACTGGAAAAATAAAGACATGCGCACGGCTGTCTACGATATGATCAATTGGTGGCTGGATAAAGGGATTGACGGCTTCCGAGTGGATGCAATCTCGCACATTAATAAAAAAGAAAACTTCCCGGACCTGCCAAACCCTCATGGACTGGATTACGTATCTTCATTTGACTATCATATGAATGTAGATGGAATTATGGAGTATTTAACTGAGCTGAAAGCGCAAACGTTTGCGCGTTATGACATCATGACAGTTGGAGAAGCAAACGGTGTAAAGCTGTCTCAGGCTGAAGAATGGGTGGGAGATGAAGATGGAATCTTCAACATGATCTTCCAATTTGAGCACCTTGGTCTTTGGGATAATGGAACAGAAGGACATGTCGACCTTGTCGAATTGAAAAAGACATTAACGAAATGGCAAAAGGGTCTTGAAGGAAACGGCTGGAACGCTCTTTTCCTTGAAAATCATGATCAGCCGCGTTCTGTTTCCACATGGGGAAATGATACAGAATATTTGACAGAGAGTGCAAAGTCTCTTGCTGCGATGTACTTTTTAATGCAAGGAACTCCGTTCATTTATCAGGGTCAGGAACTTGGCATGACGAATGTACGCTTCCCGTCCATTGACGATTATGATGATGTAGCCATGAAAAATCTTTACAAGTTTGAAACGGCTAAAGGGCGTCCTCACCAGGAAATCATGGAAATCATCTGGCTGAAGGGACGCGACAATTCCCGGACTCCAATGCAGTGGAATAATGAAAAAAATGGCGGATTTACTGCAGGTACACCATGGTTTGGAGTGAACGAAAACTATGACACCATTAATGTTGAAAAACAAATGGCAGATCCGGATTCTGTTTATCACTTCTTCAAGGAATTGATTCAAATCCGGAAAGAGAATGAGGTATTTGTATACGGAGATTACGATCTGATTTTGCCGGAAGACAAACAAATTTATGCGTATACTCGAACACTGGGACCTCAAAAGGCGCTTATTATCAGCAATATCAGCTCTAAGCCGGCTTTCTATCAATTCAGCGCTCTGCCGCTATCAAGCGAAGCCCTTCTGCTTTCCAACTATGAGTGCGGCTCGCATAAACACATGACTTCAGAAACACTGAAACCTTACGAAACTCGCGTCTATCTTTTTGCAGAATAA
- a CDS encoding dicarboxylate/amino acid:cation symporter gives MKAYRFPIILLSSIIIGAIIGLIFGEKAVVLKPFGDIFLNAMFTVVVPLVFFTIASSIAKMGGTKRLGKIMGSMLGVFLFTGLIAALYMLVIVNIFPPAEGVNMKFEKPEAVEEVSLADQIVSTFTVPDFADLFSRSNMLSLIVFSVLLGIAVSAIGEKGKPFSAFLTSGSEVMMKIVSYIMYYAPIGLGAYFATLVGEYGPMLLGTYFKSGILYYISAFIYFFAAFTVYAFMAGKKQGIKVFWSNMLSPTVTSLATCSSAASIPVNLEASKKMGIAPDISETTIPLGAALHKDGSVLGGVLKIVFLFGIFGKEFADFGTMTSIVLVAILVGTVMGAIPSGGMIGEMLILTLYGFPPEALPIIAAISTIIDPPATMLNVTGDNAAGMLVSRLVEGKNWMKKQAGRISSKTA, from the coding sequence ATGAAAGCCTATCGCTTTCCGATTATCCTTTTATCTTCCATCATCATTGGAGCGATAATAGGATTGATTTTTGGAGAAAAAGCCGTTGTACTTAAGCCATTCGGCGACATATTTTTAAATGCAATGTTTACCGTTGTTGTTCCATTAGTATTCTTTACAATTGCTTCGTCCATCGCAAAGATGGGAGGCACGAAGCGTCTTGGAAAAATCATGGGGAGCATGCTTGGTGTATTTTTATTTACGGGGCTGATTGCTGCTCTTTACATGCTCGTAATCGTGAATATTTTCCCGCCTGCTGAAGGTGTGAATATGAAATTTGAAAAGCCTGAAGCAGTTGAAGAGGTGAGTCTTGCTGATCAGATCGTAAGCACGTTTACGGTTCCTGATTTTGCCGATCTTTTCTCAAGGAGCAATATGCTGTCCCTTATCGTTTTCTCTGTTCTTCTTGGGATTGCTGTTTCTGCCATCGGTGAAAAAGGGAAGCCGTTTTCAGCATTTCTTACATCCGGTTCTGAAGTGATGATGAAGATCGTTTCTTATATCATGTATTATGCACCGATTGGATTGGGCGCTTATTTTGCCACTCTTGTTGGGGAATATGGTCCAATGCTGCTTGGAACCTATTTTAAATCAGGAATTCTATATTATATTTCAGCGTTCATTTATTTCTTTGCTGCGTTTACGGTCTATGCATTCATGGCAGGGAAAAAACAGGGTATTAAAGTATTTTGGAGCAACATGCTCTCGCCAACCGTTACCTCTCTTGCTACCTGTTCAAGTGCTGCTTCCATTCCGGTAAATCTGGAAGCATCGAAGAAAATGGGAATTGCGCCTGACATCAGTGAAACAACGATTCCTCTTGGAGCTGCCCTTCATAAAGACGGTTCCGTTCTCGGAGGCGTACTGAAAATCGTTTTCCTTTTCGGGATTTTTGGAAAAGAATTCGCTGATTTTGGCACGATGACAAGCATTGTGCTGGTTGCGATTCTCGTTGGAACGGTTATGGGAGCTATTCCAAGCGGCGGAATGATAGGGGAAATGCTGATTCTAACCCTTTACGGTTTCCCGCCGGAAGCATTGCCGATTATCGCGGCTATTTCGACCATCATTGATCCTCCTGCAACCATGCTGAATGTAACGGGTGATAATGCAGCAGGAATGCTCGTATCACGATTGGTTGAAGGGAAAAACTGGATGAAGAAACAAGCCGGACGAATTTCTTCTAAAACTGCCTGA
- a CDS encoding hemolysin family protein, whose amino-acid sequence MIGINLFLVFLLIAATAFFVATEFAVVKVRKSRIDQLVAEGNKNAVYVEKAINNLDEALSACQLGITITALGLGWLGEPTVEKLLHPLFHKLALQEPLSSILSFVIAFAAVTFLHVVIGELAPKTVAIQKAEEVTLLFARPLLLFYKIMFPFIKALNGSARVIVRLFGFHQASEHEVALSEEELRIILSESFEKGEINQSEYKYVNKIFEFDNRLAREIMVPRTEMVTVDLNESVRENMEIMRNERYTRYPVQAEDKDNIVGIINIKEVFHALYISKDVKMADMIRPVIKVIETIPIQDLLIRMQKDRIHLAILVDEYGGTAGLVTVEDIVEEIVGDIRDEFDTDEQPYIRKIADGHYIADGKILLEEMNDLLGTELEEEEVDTLGGWILTKKIDIQQGESISEGTLTFLVMEIEGHHIKLIEVKQSKSRRSPEVNSKDC is encoded by the coding sequence ATGATTGGGATCAATTTATTTTTAGTGTTTTTATTAATCGCCGCAACTGCCTTTTTTGTGGCAACAGAATTCGCCGTCGTAAAAGTCCGCAAATCACGCATTGACCAGCTCGTCGCAGAAGGGAACAAGAATGCCGTCTATGTAGAAAAGGCAATCAATAACCTTGATGAGGCACTTTCTGCCTGCCAGCTTGGAATTACAATCACCGCTCTCGGTTTGGGGTGGCTCGGGGAACCTACAGTGGAAAAGCTTCTTCATCCTCTCTTTCACAAATTAGCCTTGCAAGAACCGCTATCATCTATTCTTTCTTTTGTGATTGCTTTTGCTGCTGTAACATTTCTGCACGTAGTTATTGGTGAACTTGCCCCTAAAACCGTAGCGATTCAAAAAGCGGAGGAAGTCACCCTTCTATTTGCAAGACCGCTGCTGTTATTTTATAAAATCATGTTTCCCTTCATTAAAGCGTTAAACGGGTCAGCAAGAGTCATTGTAAGACTGTTCGGTTTCCATCAGGCATCCGAACATGAAGTAGCCCTTAGTGAAGAAGAACTGAGAATCATTTTATCCGAAAGCTTTGAAAAAGGAGAAATCAATCAGTCAGAGTACAAATATGTGAATAAAATCTTTGAATTTGATAACCGGCTGGCGAGAGAAATTATGGTGCCGAGAACGGAAATGGTAACAGTTGACTTAAATGAAAGCGTCCGTGAAAACATGGAAATCATGAGAAATGAACGGTACACAAGATACCCGGTGCAGGCAGAGGATAAAGACAATATTGTGGGAATCATTAATATTAAAGAAGTCTTTCATGCGCTGTATATTAGCAAGGATGTTAAAATGGCAGACATGATTCGGCCGGTCATTAAAGTAATTGAAACCATTCCCATTCAGGATTTGCTGATCCGGATGCAAAAAGACCGAATTCATTTAGCCATATTAGTCGATGAATATGGCGGAACTGCGGGTCTTGTCACTGTGGAGGATATCGTTGAGGAAATCGTCGGGGATATCAGGGATGAATTTGATACAGATGAGCAGCCTTATATCAGGAAAATCGCCGATGGACACTACATTGCGGATGGGAAAATTTTATTAGAGGAAATGAATGACCTGCTCGGTACGGAGCTTGAAGAAGAAGAAGTGGACACATTAGGAGGATGGATTCTGACGAAGAAAATTGATATTCAGCAGGGTGAATCCATTTCCGAAGGGACGCTGACATTCCTGGTAATGGAAATAGAAGGGCACCATATTAAGCTGATTGAAGTAAAACAATCGAAGTCAAGGCGGTCCCCCGAGGTAAACAGTAAAGACTGCTAA
- a CDS encoding potassium channel family protein, whose protein sequence is MSKSRFITAWQKLPIYARIALFVLLLILIFSMIMTWVEPETYPTLFDGLWWTVVTISTVGFGDLVPKTIAGKAVGMLIILLGAAFATAFFATFAAAAVELQHSYKRGRLMFKSKDHVIIVGWNAKSAEMIRSMMKATPEQKIVLIDQTLEESPIDHIHFIKGPAIQDSTLLHANSANARTVVITSDQHKNETEADMQTILIILAVKGLNPDTYTIAEIQTAHQAANAIRAGADEIVKTFELSSHIMVNGVLHKHSIRESTEMVNPGEGKHIEVIDIPIPLCETPFKDLSLYFLEHRSILVGIKRDDQLIYNPAAEFTVHEGDKAILFIC, encoded by the coding sequence ATGAGTAAAAGCCGCTTTATTACGGCTTGGCAGAAGCTTCCTATTTATGCCCGGATCGCGTTATTTGTTCTGCTGCTGATTTTGATTTTCAGTATGATCATGACATGGGTTGAGCCTGAAACCTATCCCACTCTTTTCGATGGTTTATGGTGGACAGTTGTAACAATTTCTACAGTTGGATTTGGTGATCTCGTCCCAAAAACCATAGCGGGAAAAGCGGTGGGAATGCTGATTATATTGCTTGGGGCAGCTTTCGCTACAGCTTTTTTCGCTACTTTTGCAGCAGCGGCTGTGGAGCTTCAGCATAGCTATAAAAGGGGGAGACTCATGTTCAAAAGCAAAGACCATGTCATTATTGTAGGATGGAATGCAAAATCTGCTGAGATGATCCGCTCCATGATGAAAGCGACACCTGAACAGAAAATCGTATTAATCGATCAGACGCTAGAGGAATCTCCGATTGACCACATCCACTTTATCAAAGGACCTGCTATACAGGACAGCACACTGCTTCATGCAAACTCAGCCAATGCCAGGACTGTTGTCATCACTTCTGATCAGCATAAAAATGAAACAGAAGCGGATATGCAAACCATACTAATCATACTTGCAGTAAAAGGACTAAACCCTGATACATATACCATTGCAGAAATTCAAACAGCCCATCAGGCTGCAAATGCTATTCGTGCAGGAGCAGATGAAATCGTTAAAACATTCGAGTTGTCCAGTCACATTATGGTAAATGGAGTCCTGCACAAGCATTCCATCCGGGAAAGTACAGAGATGGTCAATCCGGGTGAAGGGAAGCATATCGAGGTGATTGATATCCCTATTCCTCTGTGCGAGACCCCTTTCAAGGATCTTAGCCTCTACTTTCTTGAACACAGAAGCATACTCGTGGGAATAAAACGCGATGATCAGCTAATCTATAACCCGGCAGCCGAGTTCACCGTACACGAAGGGGATAAGGCGATCCTGTTTATTTGCTAA
- a CDS encoding YugN-like family protein, with translation MIEIPSKLEGQQFNLFDLESELKPLGYSIGGGWDYEKGSFDYKIDDEVGYQFLRLPFFAASGALDSKNTTVKLGTPYLLSHKYQIGLDDHARIGNFQASFNQFSEPQDKDASFPEKYIDLGKSLVKELETVLLSE, from the coding sequence ATGATTGAAATTCCTTCAAAGCTTGAAGGCCAGCAGTTTAATTTATTTGATCTGGAGTCAGAGCTCAAACCCCTTGGATATTCCATTGGCGGGGGCTGGGACTATGAAAAAGGATCGTTTGATTACAAAATAGATGATGAAGTGGGGTATCAGTTCTTGAGGCTTCCATTCTTTGCAGCAAGCGGGGCCCTGGACTCAAAAAATACAACAGTAAAGCTCGGTACTCCTTATTTATTGTCTCATAAATATCAAATTGGTCTCGATGATCATGCAAGGATCGGCAATTTCCAAGCATCCTTTAATCAATTTTCGGAGCCGCAGGATAAGGATGCTTCTTTCCCCGAGAAGTATATTGACCTTGGGAAATCATTAGTAAAAGAACTTGAAACGGTTCTTCTTTCCGAATAA
- a CDS encoding glucose-6-phosphate isomerase, with product MTHVRFDYSKALSFFSEHEVTYLRDFVKVAHHSIHEKTGAGSDYLGWVDLPVNYDKEEFSRIQKSAAKIKEDSDVLVVIGIGGSYLGARAAIEMLNHSFYNVLSKEDRKTPQVIFAGNNISSSYMKDLMDVLKGKDFSINVISKSGTTTEPALAFRIFRKLLEEKYGKEEARTRIYATTDKARGALKTLADEEGYESFVIPDDVGGRYSVLTAVGLLPIAVAGNDIEAMMKGAADAMNDFSSSELEENAAYQYAAVRNVLYSKGKTIEMLINYEPGLQYFSEWWKQLFGESEGKDQKGIFPSSANFSTDLHSLGQYVQEGRRDLFETVLNVENSRHELLIEEEDNDLDGLNYLAGKNVDFVNKRAFEGTMLAHTDGDVPNLIVNVPEMDAYTFGYLAYFFEIACAMSGYLLGVNPFDQPGVEAYKVNMFALLGKPGFEEKKAELEKRLK from the coding sequence ATGACACATGTTCGTTTTGATTATTCCAAAGCGCTGTCATTTTTCAGTGAGCACGAAGTTACATACCTGCGCGATTTTGTAAAAGTAGCGCATCATTCCATACACGAAAAAACAGGTGCCGGCAGCGATTACTTAGGCTGGGTAGACCTTCCTGTCAACTACGATAAAGAGGAATTCAGCCGCATTCAAAAGAGTGCAGCCAAAATTAAAGAAGATTCAGATGTGCTGGTTGTTATTGGAATCGGCGGATCTTATCTTGGAGCACGTGCTGCAATTGAAATGCTGAATCATTCTTTCTATAATGTTCTTTCAAAAGAAGACAGAAAGACTCCTCAGGTGATTTTCGCTGGAAATAACATTAGTTCCTCGTACATGAAAGACTTGATGGACGTTCTAAAAGGCAAAGATTTTTCAATTAATGTGATTTCCAAGTCTGGAACGACAACTGAACCAGCTCTTGCTTTCCGTATTTTCCGCAAGCTTTTAGAAGAGAAGTACGGAAAAGAAGAAGCACGCACACGCATTTATGCTACGACAGATAAAGCACGCGGTGCTCTTAAAACGCTTGCTGATGAAGAAGGCTATGAAAGCTTTGTGATTCCTGATGATGTGGGCGGACGCTATTCTGTATTAACAGCTGTAGGACTTCTACCGATTGCTGTAGCAGGAAACGACATTGAAGCAATGATGAAGGGTGCAGCGGATGCGATGAACGATTTCTCCAGTTCTGAGCTTGAAGAAAATGCTGCCTACCAATATGCCGCTGTCCGCAATGTTCTATACAGCAAAGGTAAAACAATCGAAATGCTGATTAACTATGAGCCGGGTCTTCAGTATTTCTCCGAGTGGTGGAAGCAGCTCTTCGGCGAAAGCGAAGGAAAAGACCAAAAAGGCATTTTCCCTTCTTCAGCTAATTTCTCAACGGACTTGCACTCTCTTGGACAATACGTTCAGGAAGGACGCAGAGATCTGTTTGAAACGGTCTTGAATGTGGAAAATTCCCGTCATGAATTGCTGATTGAAGAGGAAGACAATGACCTTGACGGCTTGAATTACCTTGCAGGCAAAAACGTGGACTTTGTTAATAAAAGGGCGTTTGAAGGAACGATGCTAGCTCATACAGACGGAGACGTTCCAAACCTGATTGTCAATGTTCCAGAGATGGATGCTTATACATTTGGCTATCTTGCGTACTTCTTTGAGATCGCCTGCGCGATGAGCGGCTATCTTCTTGGCGTCAATCCATTTGATCAGCCTGGTGTAGAAGCGTACAAAGTCAACATGTTCGCATTGCTTGGAAAACCTGGATTTGAAGAGAAGAAAGCAGAGCTTGAAAAACGCTTAAAATAA
- a CDS encoding GNAT family N-acetyltransferase, with amino-acid sequence MRTMIRFATQADAFKMTRYIKKILGETPYMISEAGEYHPSIEDEEYWIKQTYQDGGMILLAFSGRSLIGMLSVNRHKRNRRNHVCSFGISVKNSFQGHGIGKELMRRMIEWCKGEQGLEKITLEVFSNNHKAIQLYKTLGFKEEGRMRSEIRYADGVYADMITMALFLHYDEIT; translated from the coding sequence ATGAGAACGATGATCCGTTTTGCCACGCAGGCAGATGCTTTTAAAATGACACGGTATATTAAAAAAATCCTCGGTGAAACTCCTTATATGATCAGTGAAGCCGGTGAATATCATCCATCGATCGAGGATGAAGAATACTGGATTAAACAAACCTATCAGGACGGCGGTATGATTTTACTGGCCTTTTCAGGACGAAGTCTCATTGGAATGCTGAGTGTAAACCGCCATAAAAGAAACAGAAGAAACCACGTCTGTTCCTTCGGGATTTCCGTCAAGAATAGTTTTCAGGGCCATGGAATCGGCAAGGAATTAATGAGAAGAATGATCGAGTGGTGCAAAGGCGAACAAGGTCTTGAAAAGATAACGCTGGAAGTGTTCTCAAATAATCATAAAGCCATACAGCTTTATAAAACTCTGGGGTTCAAAGAAGAAGGCAGGATGCGCAGCGAAATCCGCTATGCAGATGGCGTATATGCCGATATGATTACTATGGCGCTGTTTCTCCACTATGACGAAATTACGTAA
- a CDS encoding iron-containing alcohol dehydrogenase, which yields MENFTYYNPTKLIFGKGQLEQLKNELPQYGSKVLLVYGGGSIKRSGLYDQVISVLNEMGAEVSELAGVEPNPRLTTVRKGVDICKTEGIEVILAVGGGSVIDCTKAIAAGAKYDGDAWDIVTKKHTPADALPFGTVLTLAATGSEMNSGSVITNWETQEKYGWGSPLTFPKFSILDPVNTFTVPKDHTVYGIVDMMSHVFEQYFHRATNTPLQDRMCESVLKTVIETAPKLLEDLENYDLRETILYNGTIALNGTLQMGAPGDWASHNIEHAVSAVYDIPHAGGLAILFPNWMKHNLNVDVSRFKQLAVRVFDVNPEGKTDEETALEGISRLRDFWSSLGAPTRLADYSINDENLDVIADKAMIYGEFGRFNPLKKQDVIDILQASL from the coding sequence ATGGAAAATTTTACATACTACAATCCAACTAAGCTTATTTTCGGAAAAGGCCAGCTGGAGCAATTGAAGAACGAACTGCCTCAATACGGCAGCAAGGTTTTGCTTGTATATGGCGGCGGAAGCATTAAACGCAGCGGACTTTACGATCAGGTCATTTCTGTACTAAATGAAATGGGAGCGGAAGTATCTGAGCTTGCAGGAGTAGAACCGAATCCTCGCCTTACAACAGTAAGAAAAGGTGTGGACATCTGCAAAACTGAAGGAATTGAAGTCATTCTTGCAGTCGGAGGCGGAAGCGTTATTGACTGTACAAAAGCAATCGCAGCAGGCGCTAAGTACGATGGAGATGCATGGGATATTGTAACGAAAAAACATACTCCGGCTGACGCTCTTCCATTCGGAACAGTTCTTACACTTGCAGCGACAGGTTCAGAAATGAATTCAGGTTCTGTTATCACAAATTGGGAAACACAGGAGAAATACGGCTGGGGCAGCCCGCTTACATTCCCTAAATTCTCAATTCTTGATCCGGTTAATACTTTCACCGTGCCAAAAGACCACACTGTGTATGGCATTGTAGATATGATGTCCCATGTATTTGAGCAATACTTCCACCGTGCAACCAATACACCGCTGCAGGACCGCATGTGTGAATCCGTTCTAAAAACAGTCATTGAAACAGCACCAAAACTGCTGGAAGATCTTGAAAATTATGATCTTCGTGAAACCATTCTTTACAATGGTACAATTGCTCTTAATGGAACACTTCAAATGGGAGCACCTGGTGACTGGGCATCCCATAACATTGAGCATGCTGTATCAGCTGTTTACGATATCCCGCATGCGGGAGGATTGGCAATTCTTTTCCCTAACTGGATGAAGCACAATCTTAATGTGGATGTCAGCCGCTTTAAACAGCTTGCTGTTCGTGTGTTTGATGTGAATCCTGAAGGGAAAACGGATGAAGAAACAGCTCTTGAAGGAATCAGCCGTCTGCGTGATTTCTGGAGCAGCCTGGGTGCACCGACTCGTCTTGCTGATTACAGCATCAATGATGAGAACCTTGATGTGATTGCAGACAAAGCAATGATTTACGGTGAATTCGGACGTTTTAATCCGCTTAAAAAACAAGATGTAATCGACATTCTTCAAGCATCTCTATAA